The proteins below are encoded in one region of Mycobacterium pseudokansasii:
- a CDS encoding cytochrome P450, producing MQLFDDLEDFGAFDDVVSGDVRDPYTELARLRREEPVQRIDFSAMPHEESKPVFIVYRHEDVAQLLRDNETFSSAIIIDAFGDVLGRRVMLGMDEPEHGRHRALVAKAFSQKALARWEDELVGKVGNELIDRFAGRGHADLVKEFTFPYPTQIIAGLLGLPREDYPQFQRWSISLLSFTVNPERGRAASQALQQYFTPILAARRDEPREDLISGLAHAEIDGEQLSDEEIFSFLRLLLPAGVETTYRSLGNMLFGLLCNTDQLDAVRAERALLPQAIEEAVRWEPPLLTITRVATRDTELGGVSIPAGSSVMPMLGAANRQEDRYPDPDRFDIFRPARAHIGFGHGVHVCLGMHLARLEMRVALNLLLDRLPNLRLDPAGDDPHIRGQVFRSPTALPVLFEAVSPGLS from the coding sequence ATGCAGCTGTTCGACGATCTCGAGGATTTCGGTGCCTTTGACGACGTGGTGTCCGGCGACGTCCGCGATCCCTACACCGAGCTGGCCCGGCTGCGGCGCGAGGAACCGGTGCAGCGCATCGACTTCTCGGCCATGCCGCACGAGGAATCCAAGCCCGTCTTCATCGTCTACCGCCATGAAGACGTCGCGCAGCTGCTGCGGGACAACGAGACGTTCTCGTCGGCGATCATCATCGACGCCTTCGGCGACGTGCTGGGCCGCCGCGTCATGCTCGGCATGGACGAGCCCGAACACGGGCGTCATCGCGCCCTGGTGGCAAAAGCCTTCTCGCAGAAGGCATTGGCGCGCTGGGAGGACGAGCTGGTCGGCAAGGTCGGCAACGAGCTGATCGACCGGTTCGCCGGCCGCGGCCACGCCGATCTGGTCAAGGAGTTCACCTTCCCGTATCCGACGCAGATCATCGCCGGTCTGCTGGGGTTGCCGCGCGAGGACTATCCGCAGTTTCAGCGCTGGTCGATCTCGCTGCTCAGTTTCACCGTCAACCCGGAGCGCGGCCGGGCCGCCTCGCAGGCGTTGCAGCAGTACTTCACGCCCATCCTCGCGGCCCGGCGCGACGAACCGCGCGAGGATCTGATCAGCGGCCTGGCGCACGCCGAGATCGACGGCGAGCAGCTGTCCGACGAGGAGATCTTCTCCTTTCTGCGGTTGCTGCTGCCCGCCGGCGTCGAAACCACCTACCGGTCGCTGGGCAACATGCTGTTCGGATTGCTGTGCAACACAGACCAACTCGATGCCGTGCGGGCCGAGCGTGCACTGCTGCCGCAGGCGATCGAGGAGGCGGTGCGCTGGGAGCCGCCGCTGCTGACCATCACCCGCGTCGCCACCCGCGACACCGAACTGGGCGGCGTGTCCATACCCGCCGGCTCCTCGGTCATGCCGATGCTGGGCGCGGCCAACCGGCAAGAGGACCGCTACCCCGACCCGGATCGCTTCGACATCTTCCGCCCGGCCAGGGCGCACATCGGTTTCGGTCACGGGGTTCATGTCTGCCTGGGCATGCACCTGGCCCGGCTGGAGATGCGGGTGGCGCTCAACCTGCTGTTGGACCGCCTGCCCAACCTGCGTCTTGATCCCGCGGGTGACGATCCGCATATTCGCGGCCAGGTTTTCCGGTCGCCGACCGCGCTTCCGGTGCTGTTCGAGGCGGTTTCACCCGGGTTGTCCTGA
- a CDS encoding RNA polymerase sigma factor, whose product MTAESALAETVRIEGTRILATLVRAVGSLQIAEDAVQEAALRALRDWPRNGVPDQPRAWLTVTARRVAIDLLRREGARAQKERASMELAVPDLPPDSMVADDRLRLIFTCCHPALGIEAQVTLALRTLCGLSPAQIAAVLLTSEAAIAKRLTRTRAKITRAGIPYRVPADEDLPARLAAVCAVVHSSYTIAHTAAGGDRLTDVDGAREALRLARLVHQLMPDEPAPMAVLALLLLTESRRAARCDDAGDPVPLSEQDRTRWDSDAIAEALALLDESLRRTGAVADPYQLQAAIAAEHARAASYAATDWAEIVRLYDLLLSVQPSAPAALARAVAVAESDGAAAGLAELEELEPDQRWHAVRGELLARQGKFAEAVAATRLSLIDAITMPERRYRQRRIAEWSARQGVT is encoded by the coding sequence TTGACCGCCGAATCGGCACTCGCCGAAACCGTCCGGATCGAGGGAACCCGCATCCTGGCGACCCTCGTCCGGGCGGTCGGCTCGCTGCAGATCGCCGAGGACGCGGTGCAGGAAGCGGCGCTGCGCGCGCTGCGGGACTGGCCCCGCAACGGCGTGCCCGACCAACCGCGCGCGTGGCTGACGGTGACCGCGCGCCGGGTCGCGATCGACCTGCTGCGCCGCGAGGGCGCCCGGGCCCAGAAGGAGCGTGCCAGCATGGAGCTCGCGGTCCCCGACCTGCCGCCCGACAGCATGGTGGCCGACGACCGGCTGCGGCTGATCTTCACCTGCTGCCACCCGGCGCTGGGGATTGAGGCTCAGGTGACGCTGGCGTTGCGCACCTTGTGCGGTCTGTCGCCGGCACAGATCGCGGCCGTGCTGCTGACCAGTGAGGCCGCTATTGCCAAGCGGCTCACCAGAACCCGCGCCAAGATCACGCGGGCCGGCATTCCCTATCGCGTTCCCGCCGACGAAGACCTGCCGGCGCGCCTGGCGGCGGTGTGCGCGGTGGTGCACTCGTCCTACACGATCGCCCACACCGCGGCCGGCGGCGACCGGCTGACCGACGTCGATGGTGCCCGTGAGGCGCTGCGCCTGGCCCGGTTGGTGCACCAGCTGATGCCCGATGAACCGGCACCGATGGCGGTGCTGGCGCTGTTGCTGCTGACCGAATCTCGGCGCGCCGCACGGTGCGACGACGCCGGCGATCCGGTACCGCTGTCCGAACAGGACCGCACGCGCTGGGACAGCGATGCGATCGCGGAAGCGCTTGCCCTGCTGGACGAATCGCTACGCCGCACCGGCGCGGTCGCCGATCCCTATCAATTGCAGGCCGCGATCGCGGCGGAGCACGCCCGGGCCGCGTCGTATGCTGCTACCGACTGGGCCGAGATCGTCCGGCTTTACGACCTGTTGCTGTCGGTGCAGCCCAGTGCGCCCGCCGCGTTGGCCCGGGCGGTAGCTGTTGCCGAATCCGACGGCGCCGCAGCGGGTTTGGCGGAGCTGGAGGAGCTCGAACCCGATCAGCGCTGGCATGCCGTCCGCGGTGAACTGCTGGCCCGTCAAGGTAAATTCGCCGAGGCGGTCGCGGCGACGCGTCTGTCACTGATCGATGCGATCACCATGCCGGAACGCCGATACCGCCAGCGGCGCATTGCCGAATGGTCTGCGCGACAAGGAGTGACATGA
- a CDS encoding aldehyde dehydrogenase family protein: MADTVKVRFESKMMIDGKLVDGRAGTFTNINPATEEPIGEVADASKADMHRAIDAARRAFDETDWSTNRALRKRCLEQLQEAIETEQEELREELIAEAGAPRAITYGPQLDAPLADALRYPATLIDEYPWETDLGDVLVSITGQMTSRKVWREPVGVVGAIVPWNFPFEVTINKLGQALGTGNTVVLKPAPDTPFNATRLGRLIAEKTDIPPGVVNVVTASDHLVGEELTLSPKVDLISFTGSTVVGKRIMEKGAATLKRLFLELGGKSATIVLEDAEFGLACAIGIAPCMHAGQGCANPTRMLLPRSRYDEGVAILQSIYENVMPGDPQDPATLCGPVISDKQRKRVLGYISKGVDEGATCLVGGPDAATGFDKGFYVRPTLFVDVDNSMTIAQEEIFGPVLAVIAFDDEEDAIRIANDSVYGLAGNVMSGSLEHSLAVARRLRAGFIGVQGAAPYGADTPFGGYKDSGVGRQNGVAGFDQYTQIKSVGYPAG, translated from the coding sequence ATGGCTGACACTGTAAAGGTCCGGTTCGAATCAAAGATGATGATCGACGGCAAGCTCGTCGACGGTCGGGCCGGCACCTTCACCAATATCAACCCGGCCACCGAGGAGCCGATCGGAGAGGTCGCCGACGCGTCGAAGGCGGATATGCACCGGGCCATCGACGCCGCCCGGCGGGCCTTCGACGAGACCGACTGGTCGACCAACCGCGCGTTACGCAAGCGCTGCCTGGAGCAGCTTCAGGAGGCCATCGAAACCGAACAGGAGGAGCTGCGTGAAGAGCTCATCGCCGAGGCCGGCGCCCCCCGGGCGATCACCTACGGGCCGCAACTGGATGCGCCGCTGGCCGACGCGCTGCGCTATCCCGCCACGCTGATCGACGAGTACCCATGGGAAACCGACCTGGGCGACGTGCTGGTCAGCATCACCGGCCAAATGACCAGCCGCAAGGTCTGGCGCGAACCGGTCGGGGTGGTCGGCGCGATCGTGCCGTGGAACTTCCCGTTCGAGGTCACCATCAACAAGCTCGGCCAAGCGCTGGGCACCGGCAACACCGTGGTGCTCAAACCGGCGCCGGACACGCCGTTCAATGCCACCCGCCTGGGCCGGCTGATCGCCGAAAAGACCGATATCCCACCGGGAGTCGTCAACGTTGTCACCGCATCGGACCATCTGGTCGGCGAGGAGCTGACGCTGTCGCCCAAGGTCGACCTGATCTCGTTCACCGGTTCGACCGTCGTCGGCAAGCGGATCATGGAAAAGGGCGCGGCGACGCTCAAGCGGCTGTTCCTCGAACTCGGCGGCAAATCGGCCACCATCGTTCTCGAGGACGCCGAGTTCGGGTTGGCCTGCGCGATCGGCATCGCGCCATGCATGCATGCCGGGCAGGGCTGTGCCAACCCGACCCGGATGCTGCTGCCGCGGTCCCGCTACGACGAGGGTGTGGCGATCCTGCAGAGCATCTACGAGAACGTCATGCCGGGTGACCCCCAGGACCCGGCGACGTTGTGCGGCCCGGTGATCTCCGACAAGCAACGCAAGCGGGTGCTCGGCTACATCAGCAAGGGTGTCGACGAGGGCGCCACCTGCCTGGTCGGCGGGCCGGACGCGGCCACCGGTTTCGACAAGGGATTCTATGTCCGGCCAACGCTTTTCGTCGACGTCGACAATTCCATGACGATCGCTCAGGAGGAGATCTTCGGCCCGGTGCTGGCCGTCATCGCATTCGACGACGAGGAAGACGCGATCCGGATCGCCAACGACAGCGTGTACGGGTTGGCCGGCAACGTGATGTCGGGTTCGCTGGAGCACTCGCTGGCGGTGGCCCGGCGGCTGCGGGCCGGGTTCATCGGTGTGCAGGGCGCCGCGCCGTATGGCGCCGACACGCCGTTCGGCGGCTACAAGGACAGCGGGGTGGGCCGGCAAAACGGGGTGGCCGGGTTCGACCAGTACACCCAGATCAAATCGGTGGGCTATCCGGCCGGCTGA
- a CDS encoding SRPBCC family protein, with product MKVDVTSEILIARPRSDLAAYACDPDNATAWYVNITSVQWKTPKPLSIGSQFAFTARFLGRSLSYTYEVVALQPGSRFVMRIAEGPFPMETTYLWEDGPHGTTKMALRNRGEPSGFSGIAAPVLAKAMKRDNAKDLARLKAVLEAPA from the coding sequence ATGAAAGTTGACGTGACAAGCGAGATCCTGATCGCCCGGCCACGCAGCGACCTGGCCGCCTATGCGTGCGACCCGGACAACGCCACCGCCTGGTACGTCAATATCACGTCGGTGCAATGGAAGACGCCAAAACCGCTGTCGATCGGCTCGCAATTCGCCTTCACCGCAAGGTTTCTCGGGCGTTCGTTGAGTTACACCTACGAGGTGGTCGCCCTGCAGCCGGGCAGCAGGTTCGTGATGCGCATCGCGGAAGGGCCTTTTCCCATGGAGACGACCTACCTGTGGGAAGACGGCCCGCACGGTACGACCAAGATGGCCCTGCGCAACCGCGGTGAGCCGTCCGGGTTCTCCGGGATCGCGGCGCCCGTATTGGCCAAGGCGATGAAGCGGGACAACGCGAAGGATCTGGCCCGGCTCAAGGCGGTGCTGGAGGCGCCGGCCTAA
- a CDS encoding SDR family oxidoreductase: MGEPPAVVVTGASRGLGLASAAHLYRQGWRVVAAMRSPESGLAALRSTAGAAEEDSRLIAVQLDLTDQASVTAAAKAIEDAVGAPRVLVHNAGISAAGTVEETPIDLWERMFATAVFGPVLLTKALLPSMRAAGRGRIVMISSQGGVRGMPEIAAYSAAKGALERWAESLAAEVAPFGLGVTVLVAGTFDTDIITDAGTSDHRDLSGPYAALHTKVDRRGRAAMRLARPPEQFARALARAVEDRSPFTRRAVGPDARMLMVANRLLSSKALHRVTRLALGLPRSGALRAPK; encoded by the coding sequence ATGGGTGAGCCACCGGCCGTCGTTGTCACCGGCGCGTCCCGCGGGCTGGGACTCGCATCGGCCGCACACCTGTACCGGCAGGGCTGGCGGGTGGTGGCCGCGATGCGCTCACCGGAGTCCGGGCTGGCGGCATTGCGGTCGACGGCCGGTGCCGCAGAGGAGGATTCGCGGCTGATAGCGGTCCAGTTGGATCTGACCGACCAGGCATCCGTCACGGCCGCGGCCAAGGCGATCGAAGACGCGGTCGGCGCCCCGCGGGTGCTGGTGCACAACGCGGGCATCTCCGCGGCCGGGACGGTCGAGGAGACGCCCATCGACCTGTGGGAGCGAATGTTCGCGACGGCCGTCTTCGGGCCGGTGCTGTTGACCAAGGCGCTGTTGCCGTCGATGCGCGCCGCGGGCCGGGGGCGCATCGTGATGATCTCGAGCCAGGGTGGCGTGCGCGGCATGCCGGAGATCGCGGCGTATTCCGCGGCCAAGGGCGCACTCGAACGGTGGGCCGAGTCGCTGGCGGCCGAGGTCGCTCCGTTCGGACTGGGTGTCACCGTTCTGGTGGCCGGGACCTTCGACACCGACATCATCACCGACGCGGGAACCTCGGATCACCGCGACCTGTCCGGTCCGTACGCCGCGCTGCACACCAAGGTCGACCGGCGCGGCCGGGCCGCGATGCGATTGGCGCGCCCACCCGAGCAGTTCGCGCGAGCGCTGGCCAGGGCCGTCGAGGACCGCTCGCCCTTCACTCGGCGCGCTGTGGGACCCGACGCCCGGATGCTGATGGTTGCCAACCGGCTGCTTTCCAGTAAGGCTCTCCATAGGGTGACCCGGCTGGCGCTGGGCCTCCCGCGCTCTGGGGCACTACGAGCGCCGAAATAG
- a CDS encoding YciI family protein produces MAEYMKFGQEHAAAIRGGTALYPTSTATTVRVKGARGGDVVTSDGPYAETKEALTGFYLIEAADLDEALRIAAEIPAAWDGAVEVRPIIEFG; encoded by the coding sequence ATGGCCGAATACATGAAGTTCGGCCAGGAGCACGCCGCTGCGATTCGTGGTGGCACAGCGCTGTATCCGACGTCCACCGCGACGACGGTGCGCGTCAAGGGTGCCCGCGGCGGTGACGTCGTCACCAGCGACGGCCCCTATGCCGAGACCAAGGAAGCGCTGACCGGCTTCTATCTCATCGAGGCCGCCGACCTGGACGAAGCGCTGCGGATCGCCGCCGAGATACCCGCCGCATGGGACGGCGCCGTCGAGGTGCGTCCCATCATCGAATTCGGTTGA